In one Candidatus Woesearchaeota archaeon B3_Woes genomic region, the following are encoded:
- a CDS encoding transcriptional regulator, producing the protein MQQINRKVVDFFSALSDETRLKILGILMEKDKTVGEIHKSVGDKKLTLSAISHQLKHLSLLGIVVYEKKGREKYFHLSDKFCWCILKDAFKHFK; encoded by the coding sequence ATGCAACAAATTAATAGAAAAGTAGTAGATTTTTTTTCAGCGTTGTCTGATGAGACAAGACTTAAGATATTAGGAATTTTGATGGAAAAAGATAAAACAGTAGGAGAGATTCATAAAAGTGTAGGGGATAAAAAACTAACTTTGTCTGCTATTTCACATCAATTAAAACATCTTTCTCTTTTGGGAATTGTCGTTTATGAAAAAAAAGGGAGAGAAAAATATTTTCATTTATCAGATAAATTTTGTTGGTGTATATTAAAGGATGCTTTTAAACATTTCAAATAA
- a CDS encoding NrdH-redoxin, whose amino-acid sequence MTKIKVYSTPTCPWCVKIKEFLDEKKVEYEDIDVSVDHEAAKEMMEKSGQMGVPQIEINGKVIVGFDKEAIEAELAK is encoded by the coding sequence ATGACAAAAATAAAAGTTTATTCAACACCAACATGTCCATGGTGCGTGAAGATAAAAGAATTTTTAGACGAGAAGAAAGTTGAGTATGAAGATATAGATGTATCTGTCGATCATGAAGCTGCAAAAGAGATGATGGAAAAATCCGGACAGATGGGTGTTCCACAAATAGAGATTAATGGAAAAGTGATTGTGGGTTTTGACAAAGAAGCAATAGAAGCAGAATTGGCAAAATAA
- a CDS encoding propanediol utilization protein: protein MTKKYIIPIEISSKHIHLSQKHLNKLFGKGYELTELRYLSQPGEFVAKETVELINEKNKIILKIVGPVRKKTQVELSFTDMIKLGLRDLQLRHSGDIIKSPELKIKGLKETIKIKEGVMIARRHLHCTPEDAKELGIKDKEEVSISIKGERPAIFKDISVRVSPKYKLAVHLDRDEGNAVWIDSVGEGRLVK, encoded by the coding sequence ATGACTAAAAAATATATAATACCAATAGAGATATCAAGCAAACATATCCATCTTTCTCAAAAACATTTAAACAAACTATTTGGAAAAGGATACGAACTAACAGAATTAAGATATCTTAGTCAGCCAGGAGAATTTGTTGCAAAAGAAACAGTAGAACTAATAAATGAGAAAAACAAAATAATCCTAAAAATTGTTGGTCCTGTGAGGAAAAAGACACAAGTTGAACTATCTTTTACAGATATGATCAAACTTGGATTAAGAGATTTACAACTAAGACACTCAGGAGATATTATAAAATCTCCAGAATTAAAAATTAAAGGACTAAAAGAAACAATTAAAATAAAAGAAGGAGTAATGATTGCAAGAAGACATTTGCATTGTACTCCAGAAGACGCAAAAGAATTAGGCATTAAAGATAAAGAAGAAGTTAGTATTTCTATAAAAGGAGAAAGACCAGCCATATTCAAAGATATAAGTGTAAGGGTTTCTCCTAAATATAAATTAGCAGTTCACCTAGATAGAGATGAAGGAAACGCGGTTTGGATAGATTCAGTAGGAGAAGGAAGATTAGTGAAATAA
- a CDS encoding selenocysteine lyase, which produces MIFKYDVEKIREDFPVLSKSIIYFDSACMSLKPKQVISKINEYYNEYPGCAGRSSHKLASRVEEEVAKSRNEVKNFINAKYDSEIIFTRNTTEGLNLVANSFGLKQGDEVIISDKEHNSNLLPWLKLQEKGIKIVVVDSNEDNTFNLENFKNRFTSNTKLVSVVHVSNLDGVENPIKEIAQITHQNNALLLVDAAQSAPHKELDVRKLDVDFMAFSGHKMLGPTGTGVLYGKKELLEKLDQFIVGGETVTDSTYQDYKKEELPMRFEAGLQDYAGIIGLGEACRYLKKIGLKKIAEHETKLNKMITEELGDNEKIELIGPKEAEKRSGIFSFNIKGKDMHHISRMLDKSKNIMTRSGAHCVHSWFNKHNMKGSVRASLYLYNTEEEVRTFIDEVKKILNL; this is translated from the coding sequence ATGATTTTCAAATATGATGTTGAAAAAATTAGAGAAGATTTTCCAGTTTTGTCTAAATCAATAATTTATTTTGATAGTGCGTGTATGTCTCTAAAACCAAAGCAAGTGATATCTAAAATTAATGAGTATTATAATGAATATCCTGGTTGTGCTGGAAGAAGTTCTCATAAACTGGCTAGTAGAGTTGAAGAAGAAGTGGCTAAATCACGGAATGAAGTAAAGAATTTTATTAATGCTAAATATGATTCAGAAATAATTTTTACAAGGAACACCACAGAAGGGTTGAATTTAGTAGCAAATTCTTTTGGATTAAAACAAGGAGATGAAGTAATTATTAGTGACAAAGAACATAATTCAAATTTGCTTCCCTGGTTAAAGTTACAGGAAAAGGGAATAAAAATTGTAGTAGTAGACAGTAATGAAGATAATACATTTAATCTTGAAAACTTTAAAAATCGTTTTACTTCAAATACTAAATTAGTATCTGTTGTTCATGTTTCTAATTTAGATGGTGTTGAAAATCCTATAAAAGAGATTGCTCAAATAACACATCAGAATAATGCTTTATTGTTAGTGGATGCTGCACAAAGTGCGCCACATAAAGAATTAGATGTAAGAAAACTCGATGTTGATTTTATGGCTTTTTCAGGACACAAAATGCTTGGGCCTACAGGAACCGGTGTTTTGTATGGGAAAAAAGAATTATTAGAAAAATTAGATCAGTTTATTGTTGGAGGGGAAACAGTAACTGATTCAACATATCAGGATTATAAAAAAGAAGAACTCCCAATGAGATTTGAGGCAGGTTTACAGGATTATGCTGGAATAATTGGATTAGGAGAAGCTTGTAGGTATCTTAAAAAGATTGGATTAAAAAAAATAGCAGAGCATGAAACAAAATTGAATAAAATGATTACAGAAGAGTTAGGAGATAATGAAAAGATAGAATTAATTGGACCAAAAGAAGCTGAAAAAAGGTCTGGAATCTTCTCTTTTAATATAAAAGGAAAGGATATGCACCATATTTCAAGGATGTTAGATAAATCAAAGAATATAATGACAAGAAGTGGAGCACATTGTGTACATAGTTGGTTTAATAAACATAATATGAAAGGGAGCGTAAGAGCATCTTTATATTTATACAATACTGAAGAAGAAGTTAGAACATTCATAGATGAGGTTAAAAAAATATTAAATTTATAG
- a CDS encoding rubrerythrin translates to MSKTEENLKASFAGESQARNKYTYFAKVARKQGYYYIAKIFEETADNEKQHAKEEFKLLKGIGDTAENLKAAIEGEHYENTEMYPNMKKDAEEEGNKEAAHLFGEIAKVEKEHEERYKKLLEMVEKGTLFKREKPIRWKCSKCGYIHEGTEPPEKCPACKHPREYYEPECMCFKEGCEICN, encoded by the coding sequence ATGTCTAAAACAGAAGAAAATCTAAAAGCATCTTTTGCTGGTGAGAGTCAAGCAAGAAACAAATACACATATTTTGCAAAGGTTGCAAGGAAACAAGGGTATTATTATATTGCGAAGATATTTGAGGAGACAGCAGATAATGAAAAACAACACGCAAAAGAAGAGTTTAAACTTCTAAAAGGTATTGGAGATACTGCTGAAAACCTTAAAGCAGCAATTGAAGGAGAACATTATGAGAATACTGAAATGTATCCTAATATGAAGAAAGATGCTGAAGAAGAAGGGAATAAAGAAGCTGCGCATTTGTTTGGAGAGATTGCAAAGGTAGAAAAAGAGCATGAAGAGAGATATAAAAAATTATTAGAGATGGTTGAGAAAGGAACTTTGTTTAAAAGAGAGAAACCAATAAGATGGAAATGCAGTAAGTGTGGTTATATTCATGAAGGAACAGAACCGCCAGAAAAGTGTCCTGCATGCAAACATCCTAGAGAATATTATGAACCAGAGTGTATGTGTTTTAAAGAAGGATGTGAAATCTGCAATTAA
- a CDS encoding iron-sulfur cluster assembly scaffold protein: MYDKKTLDRFRNPKFSGEIKKPDAVGQEGNVKCGDIMKIFLKIDKGTIKDIKFQTYGCVAAIASSDAMCEIAKGKKVEDALKIKPEDIVKKLGDVPPIKFHCSILGTKALKNAIENYKKREKCLKQK; this comes from the coding sequence ATGTATGATAAAAAAACACTAGATAGATTTAGAAATCCAAAATTTTCAGGAGAGATTAAAAAGCCTGATGCAGTTGGACAAGAAGGAAATGTAAAATGCGGAGATATTATGAAGATCTTCCTCAAAATAGATAAAGGGACCATAAAAGATATAAAATTCCAGACTTATGGTTGTGTTGCTGCAATAGCTTCTTCAGATGCTATGTGCGAGATTGCAAAAGGGAAGAAAGTAGAAGATGCTTTAAAGATAAAACCAGAAGATATTGTTAAAAAATTAGGAGATGTGCCTCCTATAAAATTTCACTGCTCCATATTAGGGACAAAAGCTTTGAAAAATGCAATTGAAAATTATAAGAAGAGGGAAAAATGTCTAAAACAAAAATAA
- the thiI gene encoding tRNA 4-thiouridine(8) synthase ThiI translates to MIKNKFDSIVIHYDEIGLKGKNRGHFERLLINNIKKKTGKLVKSIKREVGQITLTIDGENYSKLKDILSKIPGIAYFSFAKKASLDFKKLKKEVIDFLKETTFSTFKVDTHRHDKQYKLNSMKINELLGEAIINAYNKKVKLTNPDLILKIEISHKTTYISYESIEGVGGLPTNPNQKVVALLSGGFDSPVASYLMMKRGCQVILVHFQNKNQATSAVENKIIELSKQLSKFQTKTLLYIIPFEKLQKEIIKKTKAETRMVIYRRFMLRIASKIAEANKAKFLVVGDSLSQVASQTIENLNATYHASNKNIFSPLIGLNKREIIDIAKKIETYNISAQPYPDCCTYFLPKHPILKSDINTLKKIESGFDIKTLVENAIKNEEIKKF, encoded by the coding sequence ATGATTAAAAATAAATTTGATAGTATTGTCATACATTATGATGAAATAGGATTAAAAGGAAAAAATAGAGGCCATTTTGAAAGACTTCTAATTAATAATATTAAGAAAAAAACAGGAAAACTTGTAAAATCAATCAAAAGAGAAGTTGGACAAATCACTTTAACAATTGATGGGGAAAATTATTCAAAACTAAAAGATATTCTTTCAAAAATTCCAGGTATTGCTTATTTTTCTTTTGCAAAAAAAGCAAGTTTAGATTTTAAAAAACTAAAAAAAGAAGTTATTGATTTCCTGAAAGAAACAACTTTCTCAACATTTAAGGTAGACACACACCGCCACGATAAACAATACAAACTAAACTCTATGAAAATAAACGAATTACTAGGAGAAGCAATAATAAATGCTTATAATAAAAAAGTAAAACTAACAAATCCAGATTTAATATTAAAAATAGAAATTTCACATAAAACAACATATATTTCTTATGAATCTATTGAAGGGGTTGGTGGACTTCCAACAAATCCAAATCAAAAAGTTGTTGCATTATTATCAGGAGGGTTTGATAGCCCAGTTGCATCATATCTTATGATGAAAAGGGGTTGCCAAGTAATCTTAGTTCATTTTCAAAACAAAAACCAAGCAACTTCTGCAGTTGAAAATAAAATAATTGAATTATCCAAACAACTATCCAAATTTCAAACAAAAACACTACTTTACATAATTCCTTTTGAAAAACTTCAAAAAGAAATTATTAAAAAAACAAAAGCAGAAACAAGAATGGTCATTTATAGAAGATTTATGTTAAGGATAGCATCTAAAATAGCAGAAGCAAACAAAGCCAAATTTTTAGTTGTTGGAGATAGCTTATCACAAGTAGCTTCACAAACAATAGAAAACCTAAATGCAACATATCATGCATCAAATAAAAACATATTTTCACCATTAATTGGACTGAATAAAAGGGAGATAATAGATATCGCCAAGAAAATTGAAACATATAATATCTCAGCACAACCCTATCCAGATTGCTGCACTTATTTCCTACCAAAACACCCTATACTTAAATCAGATATAAACACTTTAAAAAAAATCGAATCCGGATTTGATATCAAAACATTAGTAGAGAATGCTATTAAGAATGAAGAAATAAAAAAATTCTGA
- a CDS encoding ATPase — translation MLLNISNKYKMKPDKTDPICGMKGHIKAHGHYFCSHRCIEKYEKQNKIKRCLSCDIKGGHKPWYKERLYVVGLITIALILISYLIPALSKLYDSFIDYFKLIWWAILLGLFVGGIIDHLIPREYISKFLATHKKRSIFYAVGFGFLMSACSHGILAIAIQLYKKGASTASVIAFLLASPWANLPITVLLFGFFGLKALYLVVSAIVIGIITGFVYQLLDRKGKIEKNPNSVKTDGKFSIKKDMKKRFENHKFSSKDITGVLKGSWALAKMVVWWILIGMILAAFVRTYVPHEFFMKFMGPTLIGLAITLIFATIIEVCSEGSSFLAFEIFNQTGAFGNSFTFLMAGVATDYTEIGLIWSNIGKKTALWLPVITIPQIFILGYLFNLLL, via the coding sequence ATGCTTTTAAACATTTCAAATAAATATAAGATGAAACCAGATAAAACAGATCCAATTTGTGGGATGAAAGGCCATATTAAAGCACATGGCCATTATTTTTGTAGTCATCGCTGTATTGAAAAGTATGAAAAGCAAAACAAGATAAAACGTTGTTTGAGTTGTGATATTAAAGGTGGGCATAAGCCCTGGTATAAAGAAAGGCTTTATGTTGTTGGGTTAATAACAATTGCTTTGATTTTAATAAGTTATTTAATTCCTGCGTTAAGTAAATTATATGATTCATTTATAGATTATTTTAAATTGATTTGGTGGGCAATCCTTCTTGGGTTGTTTGTTGGTGGAATAATTGATCATTTAATTCCAAGAGAATATATATCAAAGTTTTTGGCTACTCATAAGAAAAGGTCTATTTTTTATGCTGTTGGTTTTGGGTTTTTAATGAGCGCGTGTAGTCATGGAATACTTGCTATTGCTATTCAATTATATAAAAAAGGGGCTTCTACTGCTTCTGTAATTGCTTTTTTATTAGCTTCACCATGGGCTAATCTGCCAATAACAGTCTTGCTTTTTGGATTTTTTGGTTTAAAGGCATTATATTTGGTTGTGTCTGCAATAGTTATTGGTATAATAACTGGATTTGTTTATCAGTTATTAGATAGAAAAGGTAAGATAGAAAAAAATCCTAATAGTGTAAAAACAGATGGAAAATTTTCAATAAAAAAGGATATGAAAAAAAGGTTCGAAAATCATAAATTTTCATCAAAAGATATCACAGGAGTATTAAAAGGTTCATGGGCTTTGGCTAAAATGGTTGTTTGGTGGATTCTTATTGGAATGATATTAGCTGCTTTTGTAAGAACATATGTTCCTCATGAATTCTTTATGAAGTTTATGGGACCAACATTAATAGGATTAGCTATAACTCTAATTTTTGCAACTATTATTGAAGTTTGTTCAGAAGGAAGCTCTTTCTTGGCTTTTGAGATATTTAATCAGACTGGTGCTTTTGGAAATAGCTTTACATTCTTAATGGCTGGTGTTGCTACAGATTATACAGAGATTGGATTAATTTGGAGTAATATTGGGAAAAAGACTGCTTTATGGTTACCTGTTATAACTATACCTCAAATTTTTATCTTGGGTTATTTGTTTAATTTATTATTATAG
- a CDS encoding phosphohydrolase — MFDFKELIKDIQKYFDSGGGHSFDHIERVYNLAMELAKDEKVDLDILKAAVLLHDVARLKQWKNEVECHAEEGARMAPEILRKHKFPEEKIEDVIHCVMVHRKGKFLEPKTREAEILHDADLLDLLGAIGILRATAHLYNRRLYDENEEEPKEFRFRDKSKEPKTVLNWLYALSLMELSFFKTEKAREFGKERLDYLKDFIKHFKKEWKGEL; from the coding sequence ATGTTTGATTTTAAGGAATTGATAAAAGATATTCAGAAATATTTTGATAGTGGGGGAGGACACAGTTTTGATCATATTGAAAGAGTTTATAATTTAGCTATGGAATTAGCTAAAGATGAAAAAGTTGATTTAGATATATTAAAAGCAGCAGTATTACTGCATGATGTTGCAAGATTAAAGCAATGGAAAAATGAAGTTGAGTGCCATGCTGAGGAAGGAGCAAGAATGGCTCCTGAGATATTAAGGAAGCATAAATTTCCAGAAGAAAAAATAGAAGATGTTATACATTGTGTTATGGTTCATAGAAAGGGTAAATTTCTAGAACCAAAAACAAGAGAAGCAGAAATTTTACATGATGCTGATTTGTTAGACCTGCTTGGAGCAATTGGTATTTTAAGAGCTACAGCACATCTTTACAATAGAAGGTTATATGATGAAAATGAGGAAGAGCCAAAAGAATTTAGATTTAGGGATAAAAGTAAAGAGCCAAAAACAGTTTTGAATTGGTTGTATGCGTTGTCTTTGATGGAACTTTCATTTTTTAAAACTGAAAAAGCAAGAGAGTTTGGTAAAGAAAGATTAGATTATTTAAAAGATTTTATTAAGCATTTTAAAAAGGAGTGGAAAGGTGAATTATAA
- a CDS encoding cupin, with translation MEEDKGFFKNLNEVMGFPKEGIFSKVLAKSDSYNYTLMCLSKGTNIDEHTSTKNGVVQVIKGKGIFKLFDKEIEMKPNIFIFMPKDAPHSLKAEEDLAILLLLTN, from the coding sequence ATGGAAGAAGATAAAGGGTTTTTTAAAAATTTAAATGAAGTTATGGGGTTTCCAAAAGAGGGAATTTTTAGTAAAGTTTTAGCTAAATCAGATAGTTATAATTATACTTTAATGTGTCTTTCAAAAGGAACTAATATAGATGAGCATACTTCAACAAAAAATGGGGTTGTACAAGTTATTAAGGGAAAAGGTATATTTAAATTATTTGATAAAGAAATAGAAATGAAGCCAAACATATTTATCTTTATGCCAAAGGATGCTCCTCATTCCTTAAAAGCAGAAGAAGATTTAGCAATATTGTTATTGTTGACGAATTAA
- a CDS encoding desulfoferrodoxin yields the protein MVKANGIYKCELCGNVVSVIEAKDPAIVCCGQEMILLEEKTNDEGQEKHVPVIEKTDKGIKVKIGSVPHPMEDGHYIGLVQLIKYGEVIIGKRLKPGDKPEADFCCIVETDGLKARIFCNLHGVWVSK from the coding sequence ATGGTAAAAGCAAATGGAATTTATAAATGTGAGTTGTGTGGAAATGTTGTTTCTGTTATTGAAGCAAAAGATCCTGCTATTGTGTGTTGTGGTCAGGAAATGATATTATTAGAAGAAAAAACGAATGATGAAGGACAGGAAAAACATGTTCCTGTAATAGAAAAAACAGATAAAGGCATAAAAGTAAAGATTGGTTCAGTGCCTCATCCAATGGAAGATGGGCATTATATCGGCCTTGTTCAATTAATTAAATATGGTGAAGTGATTATAGGGAAAAGACTTAAACCCGGTGATAAACCTGAAGCAGATTTTTGTTGTATAGTTGAAACAGATGGATTAAAAGCAAGAATATTTTGTAATCTTCATGGAGTATGGGTAAGTAAATAG
- a CDS encoding hydroxyacid dehydrogenase → MKIAFFGVKPWEEKYLKRKLSKHSLKFFEEPLGNSNISKIEDCQSISVFIYSKIGSKILNKLPKLKIITTRSTGFDHVDVKECKKRKIIVCNVPFYGENTVAEHTFGLILALSRYIHKLYVRTLKDDFSIEGMTGFDLKGKTIGVVGAGHIGIHVIRIANGFEMNVLVYDVNKDLKLSKKLGFYYVSLNELLKKSDIVSLHVPYNKNTHHLINKKNIKLMKKGAILINTSRGGLIDTNALLFALENKILGGAGLDVIEGEELIKEEKQLLHETGNVDKWRTIVRNHKIFRMEDVVFTPHNAFNSREALMRILDTTIDNIKSFSSKKPINIVK, encoded by the coding sequence ATGAAAATAGCGTTTTTTGGGGTAAAGCCCTGGGAAGAAAAGTATTTAAAGAGGAAATTAAGTAAGCATAGTTTAAAATTTTTTGAAGAACCATTAGGTAATTCAAATATATCCAAGATAGAAGATTGTCAATCAATTTCTGTTTTTATTTATTCTAAGATTGGTTCAAAGATATTGAATAAACTTCCTAAATTAAAGATAATTACAACAAGATCTACTGGGTTTGATCATGTTGATGTAAAAGAGTGTAAAAAAAGAAAGATAATAGTATGTAATGTTCCATTTTATGGAGAAAACACTGTAGCAGAGCATACTTTTGGGTTAATATTGGCTTTGTCTAGGTACATACATAAATTGTATGTTAGAACATTGAAAGATGATTTTTCTATTGAAGGTATGACTGGTTTTGATTTGAAAGGAAAAACAATAGGGGTTGTTGGTGCTGGTCATATTGGTATACATGTTATAAGGATTGCAAATGGTTTTGAGATGAATGTTCTGGTTTATGATGTGAATAAAGATTTAAAATTATCTAAGAAGCTTGGTTTTTATTATGTTAGTTTAAATGAATTGTTGAAAAAATCTGATATTGTTTCATTGCATGTGCCATATAATAAAAATACACATCATTTGATAAACAAAAAAAATATTAAGTTGATGAAAAAAGGGGCTATTTTAATAAATACATCCAGAGGGGGGTTGATTGATACAAATGCTTTATTATTTGCTTTAGAAAATAAAATATTAGGTGGCGCTGGTTTAGATGTTATTGAAGGTGAAGAGTTGATTAAAGAAGAAAAACAATTGCTTCATGAGACTGGGAATGTCGATAAGTGGAGAACAATTGTAAGAAATCATAAGATATTTAGAATGGAGGATGTTGTGTTTACCCCACATAATGCATTTAATAGCAGAGAGGCTTTAATGAGGATATTGGATACAACAATAGATAATATAAAATCTTTTTCTAGTAAAAAACCAATAAATATTGTTAAATAG
- a CDS encoding cysteine desulfurase NifS yields the protein MKKVYLDNGATTMMDSKVIEAIRPYFDEKYGNPSSTHSLGGESKNALEESRKIIAKSINAKPEEIIFTSGGTESNNFALKGISFANKDKGNHIIITKVEHKCVINSCKWLEKQGFEVTYLSVDKEGFVYPKELEKAITEKTILVSIIHGNNEIGTIQDLKKLGDVCRRYNVYFHTDACQSYTKTELDMEKQPVDLMTLNAHKIHGPKGVGVLYIRKGTKIMPWQGGGGQEFNMRSGTEDIPGVVGFAEAVNLGLNKKHVDYMTKLRDKLIKGMLKISHSRLNGATGDKRLCNNVNISFDGVEGEAIGGYLDDEGVCSSTGSACSEATLEPSYVLRSIGLSHQEANGSLRLTLSRFTTEKEIDYVLEILPGIIEKLRKMSPIGNIRKEG from the coding sequence ATGAAAAAAGTATACTTAGATAATGGCGCAACAACAATGATGGATTCTAAAGTGATTGAAGCTATTCGGCCTTATTTTGATGAAAAGTATGGAAATCCTTCGTCTACTCATTCATTGGGTGGAGAATCAAAAAACGCTCTAGAGGAATCACGAAAAATAATTGCAAAATCAATAAATGCAAAGCCAGAAGAGATAATATTTACATCTGGCGGGACTGAATCTAACAATTTTGCTTTGAAAGGTATCTCTTTTGCTAATAAAGATAAAGGAAATCATATAATTATAACAAAAGTAGAGCATAAATGTGTTATAAACAGCTGTAAATGGCTTGAAAAACAGGGTTTTGAAGTTACTTATTTGAGTGTAGATAAAGAAGGTTTTGTATATCCAAAAGAATTGGAAAAAGCAATAACAGAAAAAACAATTTTAGTTTCTATAATTCATGGTAATAATGAGATTGGAACTATTCAGGATTTAAAGAAGTTAGGAGATGTTTGTAGGAGATATAATGTTTATTTTCATACAGATGCGTGTCAGAGTTATACAAAAACAGAATTAGATATGGAAAAACAACCTGTTGATTTAATGACACTAAATGCTCATAAAATACATGGACCAAAAGGGGTTGGTGTGTTGTATATTCGAAAAGGAACCAAGATAATGCCCTGGCAAGGTGGTGGTGGCCAGGAATTTAATATGAGATCTGGTACTGAGGATATTCCTGGTGTTGTTGGTTTTGCAGAAGCTGTAAACCTTGGTTTAAATAAAAAACATGTAGATTATATGACTAAACTAAGAGATAAACTAATTAAAGGCATGTTAAAAATATCACATTCTAGACTTAATGGAGCAACAGGAGATAAAAGATTGTGTAATAATGTAAATATATCTTTTGATGGTGTTGAAGGAGAGGCAATTGGAGGATATTTAGATGATGAGGGTGTTTGTTCTTCAACTGGTTCTGCTTGTTCAGAAGCCACTTTAGAACCAAGTTATGTTTTAAGATCAATTGGATTAAGTCACCAAGAAGCAAATGGTTCATTAAGATTAACCTTAAGTAGGTTTACTACAGAAAAAGAGATAGATTATGTTTTGGAGATTTTACCAGGAATAATAGAAAAGTTAAGAAAAATGTCTCCAATAGGGAATATAAGGAAGGAAGGATAA
- a CDS encoding thioredoxin-disulfide reductase: protein MYDSIIIGAGIAGLSSAIYASRKRMKFEIISSDIGGQFMVSGEILNYPGIVKTTGVGFSSVMEEQMKFNNVNIIKESVKKIEKLGSNFKVITDKKEYETRTVIIATGARPRKIGVPGEEEFAKKGVTYCSICDGPLFSGKDVVIIGGGDAALEAVDFLKEIVSKIYLLVRGDKFTAHEYLQERVKENSKVEILFNVETKEILGDNFVSGVKYEQDGEEKTIDVQGVIIEIGRIPNTENFEDVIKLDEHNHISIDCQTNTNVPGIFAAGDCASGHEYQYVIAAGQGCMALIKAARYLAKKKD, encoded by the coding sequence ATGTATGACTCAATAATAATTGGAGCAGGGATTGCTGGATTAAGTTCAGCAATTTATGCTTCAAGAAAAAGGATGAAGTTTGAGATTATTTCTTCTGATATTGGCGGTCAGTTTATGGTAAGTGGAGAAATATTGAATTATCCTGGAATAGTTAAAACAACTGGTGTAGGGTTTAGTTCTGTAATGGAAGAACAGATGAAATTTAATAATGTTAATATTATAAAAGAGTCGGTAAAGAAAATAGAAAAATTAGGTTCAAATTTCAAGGTTATAACTGATAAAAAAGAGTATGAAACTAGAACAGTGATTATAGCAACTGGTGCTAGGCCTAGGAAAATTGGTGTTCCTGGAGAAGAAGAGTTTGCTAAGAAAGGGGTTACTTATTGCTCTATTTGTGATGGTCCTTTGTTTTCAGGAAAAGATGTTGTTATTATTGGCGGGGGGGATGCTGCGCTTGAAGCAGTAGATTTTTTAAAAGAGATTGTGTCAAAAATTTATCTTTTAGTTAGAGGAGATAAATTTACAGCTCATGAATATCTTCAGGAAAGAGTAAAAGAGAATTCTAAGGTTGAAATTTTGTTCAATGTTGAAACAAAAGAGATTTTAGGTGACAATTTTGTTTCAGGAGTTAAGTATGAGCAAGATGGTGAAGAAAAAACAATAGATGTTCAAGGAGTTATTATAGAAATTGGAAGGATACCAAATACTGAAAATTTTGAAGATGTTATTAAATTAGATGAACACAATCATATATCTATAGATTGTCAGACAAACACTAATGTTCCTGGAATATTTGCAGCAGGAGATTGTGCATCTGGCCATGAATACCAGTATGTAATTGCTGCTGGTCAGGGATGTATGGCACTAATTAAGGCTGCAAGATATTTGGCTAAAAAGAAAGATTAA